One window of the Glycocaulis alkaliphilus genome contains the following:
- a CDS encoding PfkB family carbohydrate kinase — MDRSVIILSSLVAGSRVGGGVSAAVLTRARFTPEHVPTVIFGRHPGLGAPGGGAVPDAVFAGALDGLLAHGAHIRSSAILTGYFASAEQVRAAALFIEAAKAANPGIFVLIDPICGDGVADGTADGLYVKRETAEAIAARLVPLADLITPNAFELAFLTGRPVTDTASARTAAHTLAKPVLVTSVPEGTDRLAVLLTDGQTSCSASVDRLEGVPHGTGDLLAALALVARLDGDTGNELCQHVTRTCERVIRASLDARSHDLLLGALEHAKPAGPVQSSRPVLGLDGCKAGWVGVLLREGAPPELHLFATLTDALEMAERPAIIAIDIPIGFEGTPSGPGRECERLVRKLLKGRASSVFSSPLRAALAATSHAEAIALNRSAGGPGLSAQSFALFKKLREVDAALTPDMSARVFETHPEAGFALLKGAPMAHNKKTPEGREERLALLARHGIGPHLLDPHPFPKTRCAPDDVLDAAMCALTARRIANGEAMSLPPDPPLDACGLPMRIVL; from the coding sequence TTGGATCGCAGTGTCATCATTTTAAGCTCGCTGGTAGCGGGCAGCCGTGTTGGCGGCGGCGTCAGCGCCGCCGTGCTGACGCGCGCACGCTTCACACCCGAACACGTGCCGACCGTCATTTTCGGCCGCCATCCGGGCCTTGGCGCGCCCGGCGGCGGTGCCGTGCCGGATGCGGTCTTTGCGGGCGCGCTCGACGGCCTGCTGGCCCATGGCGCCCACATCCGCAGCAGCGCCATACTGACCGGCTATTTTGCCAGCGCAGAGCAGGTGCGCGCGGCCGCCCTCTTCATTGAGGCCGCCAAAGCGGCAAACCCCGGCATTTTCGTGCTGATCGACCCGATCTGCGGCGATGGCGTCGCCGATGGGACGGCAGACGGGCTTTATGTGAAGCGCGAAACGGCAGAGGCCATCGCCGCGCGGCTGGTCCCGCTGGCTGACCTCATCACCCCCAATGCGTTCGAGCTGGCCTTCCTGACAGGACGGCCGGTAACCGATACAGCTTCTGCCAGAACCGCCGCACACACGCTTGCAAAACCCGTCCTCGTCACCTCCGTGCCGGAGGGGACAGACCGGCTCGCGGTTCTGCTGACAGACGGCCAGACAAGCTGCTCTGCCAGCGTGGACCGGCTGGAGGGCGTGCCGCACGGTACAGGCGATCTGCTGGCCGCTCTGGCACTGGTGGCAAGGCTGGATGGCGATACCGGCAACGAACTCTGCCAGCACGTCACGCGGACCTGCGAACGGGTGATCCGCGCCAGCCTTGATGCCCGCAGCCATGATCTGCTGCTGGGCGCGCTTGAACACGCGAAGCCCGCCGGGCCGGTGCAGTCCTCCCGTCCAGTACTTGGCCTTGATGGCTGCAAGGCGGGCTGGGTCGGTGTTCTCCTGCGCGAAGGCGCACCGCCTGAACTGCACCTGTTCGCGACACTCACCGATGCGCTGGAAATGGCGGAACGCCCTGCCATCATCGCGATCGATATTCCGATCGGTTTTGAAGGCACGCCCAGCGGGCCGGGGCGCGAGTGCGAGCGTCTGGTGCGCAAGCTGCTGAAAGGCCGGGCTTCCAGCGTGTTCTCCTCGCCGCTCCGCGCTGCCCTCGCCGCCACCAGTCATGCAGAGGCCATCGCCCTGAACCGCTCCGCTGGCGGGCCGGGCCTGTCCGCGCAGAGCTTTGCGCTGTTTAAGAAACTCCGCGAAGTGGATGCCGCCCTCACCCCTGATATGAGCGCGCGCGTCTTCGAGACGCACCCGGAAGCCGGCTTTGCCCTGCTGAAGGGCGCGCCAATGGCGCACAACAAGAAGACGCCGGAGGGACGCGAAGAGCGCCTGGCCCTGCTCGCGCGTCATGGCATCGGGCCGCATCTGCTCGACCCGCACCCTTTCCCAAAAACCCGCTGTGCGCCCGATGATGTGCTGGACGCCGCCATGTGCGCGCTCACCGCCCGGCGCATCGCGAACGGTGAGGCGATGAGCCTGCCACCCGATCCGCCGCTGGACGCGTGCGGCCTGCCCATGCGCATTGTTCTGTGA